One genomic segment of Anguilla anguilla isolate fAngAng1 chromosome 2, fAngAng1.pri, whole genome shotgun sequence includes these proteins:
- the LOC118220063 gene encoding guanine nucleotide-binding protein G(I)/G(S)/G(O) subunit gamma-13-like: protein MEEMDLPQMQKEVESLKYQLAFKREKSSKTVTDLVKWIEDGVPEDPFLNPELMKNNPWVEKGKCAIL, encoded by the exons ATGGAAGAGATGGACCTGCCCCAGATGCAGAAGGAGGTGGAAAGCCTCAAATACCAGCTGGCCTTCAAAAGGGAGAAATCCTCCAAAACAGTCACTGA CCTGGTGAAATGGATTGAGGACGGGGTGCCAGAGGATCCCTTTCTGAACCCTGAGCTGATGAAGAACAACCCCTGGGTGGAAAAGGGCAAGTGTGCCATCCTTTAA